The Flavobacterium psychrotrophum region GGTACAGCTTCCAGTGCGGTCTGATTTTATAGTGTACTTTTTGGGTTTCATTACCGGCTACCGAAACATACAAATCGGCATCGGCACTGGCTTTCGCCCAAAATCTTACTAGGTATGTGTCTTTAGGGGTATCTGTAAAAGTTGTATTTGTAGATTTTATAGCCTCCTGTGTGCTACCCGCCTGGGTAACTACAACTTTTAGCGATTTAGTACCTTCCCTAAATTCGGTTGTTTCTGAACTAAAAGTGGCTTGTCCGCTTGAAAAGGAATTACTCCATGAGGAAGTTACTCCGTTTTCAAAACCACCATTTGAAATAATCTGGGCATAGCCACTACATACAAAAACAAATGCAATAGCAAGGGCAAAAAGATAACGCTGCTTCATAAATTTGATTTTTTATTTAAACGATTAATTTCACTAAAACGTTTTAGTAATCAGGCTGTAATTTTCCCCACAGTTGTTTTTGTCTAGAATAAAAAATTGTATTGGGAAATGACTGTGATTTTATTAAAATCACTAAAACGTTTTAGCTAATTTAGTTAAAATATTTTAACTTCCAAATTTTAAAGCCATTATAATATCAAATCTTAATTTTTTCGCTGGTTTAGCGGCAAAGTAGATTCTCTTGTTTCAAGAGTAGTATTTAATATTTTAGACTCATATCCCTCGTTTTCTTCTTTACTCTTCAGTAATTTCAGCATAAGGTTCATGGTTTCTTTAGCCATACTTTCAAGAGGCTGGCATATAGCGGTTATGGATGGATTACAAATAGTAAAAAGCTCATTATCGTCAAAGGTAATGATACCAAGTTTTTCTATACGCTCAGGAAAATGCTTACGCAATACCTCCATGCCCAACTGTGTAAGATAATTTGTTGCAAATAGTATAGAATCCAGATTCGGATGTTCAATAAAAAAGTCTTTTACTTTTTCCCTGCTTGTTTCGCTCGTGTCCAGTTCAAAAGGCAGCAGTAGTATGTTTTGCTGCATCCCGTTCTCATCTGCATATACTTTGTAACCGTTAAGGCGGCCCAGCATTTGGGTTTGTGTAACATCTATCGACATAAACGCCGGATTGGTAAAGCCATTTGCAGTAAGGTGTTCAAGCCCCTGGACAGATGCCTTTTGATTATCGATACCCACATAATCTACATCCATACCCTCATAATACCTGTCTAATAGTACAATAGGAATATTTTGGGTTTGAAGTGTTTTAAGTTTCGACTGTAAACCCGGAGACGGAATAATTACAAAACCATCTACCTGCCTGTCGTTAAACAGGTCGATAAGCTCAAGCGATTTATTATCCTGGTTCTCGTTGCTGCAAAACAAAACCTTGTATCCGTGCTTGTAAGCAGAGTCTTCAAAAATACGCGCAAGTTTAGAAAAGAACGGGTTAGAAATATCTTCGACCATAAAAACGAGGATTTTCGATTCACCCGTACGCAGGCTTTGTGCCAGCTGATTGGGCTTATAATGTACCTTTTTTACGTAGTCTAAAATATTTTGGGTAACCTCATCAGATATGCGTTTTTCTTTTGCTTTACCGTTAAGTACAAAAGAAACGGTTGTTACCGAAACACTTAGTTCTTTTGCGATATCTTTAATTGATACACGTTTGTTTTTCATAAACTTGAAATTTAAAGCATGGATTGTGTCCTGCTTTACTTAATATTTATTCAAAAATAATTTGGTAAAGTTACCTATTTCTGAAATTGATTGTTAAAAAAAAGCAACTGATACTGTATGGCATTCGCCCAAAACTCCCAGGTGTGGCTCCCGGGGCTTGATATAAAAGTATGCTGAACCTTACTGACAGCAAGCTTTTCATGCAACTGCACATTGGCATTATAAAAAAAATCGTCTGTACCACACTCAAAAATAATTTTTGGAGAGCCTGCATTAAATAGCGATACCATATCTATAACACTATACATTGAACTGGCTGTGATATAAGAAGGTTCATCGCCTACATACTCCTTAAGCTCCCAGTTCTTTTCAAAAGGTTTAAGGTCTACCCCACCACTCATACTGCCGACAGATGCGTATACATCCTGGTGCTTTAGCGCAAGATACAGCGCGCCATGCCCACCCATGCTAAGGCCTGTAATGGCACGGCCTTCTTTTTTAGCAATGGTGCTATATTTGGCATCAATACTACTAACCAGTTCTGATGCTATGTAGGTTTCATACTTTGAGTCCTGCTTTAATGGGCTGTCTATGTACCAGCTGTTATAATTACCATCTGCACATACAATAATCATGTTATAACGGTCTGCATAGTCTTTAATGGCAGGCACTTTTTTAACCCAGTCACCGTAGTTTCCACTGTAGCCGTGCAGTAGATATACTACGGGGTATTTGATTTTTCGCGAATACTTTTGCGGCGTAATTACTACTGCCTTTATATGCTTTTGCATACTGTTACTGTAGGTATCTACTGTGTCTACTTTTGCAGCAAAAACAGTAAAACCACAAAGCAGGAGCAGTACTACTGCCCCCGCCCTAAAACGTGTTATAATTTTATTAAGCATTTGTTTTATTTTGAAATTCCCCAGCTTTTATTAGGCTGCGGCCCCATCTCTAAAATGAGTTCGCCACCCTTTATTATTTCGCTGTAATCTATATAACAACGATCATATACTTTGCCGTTTAATCTAGCAGATTGTATGTAAACATTTTTGTCGTTATTATTTACTGCCCTTATGGTAAAAGCATTATCTGCATCGGCATTTAAAGTTACCTCCTCAAAAACAGGGCTTGTAATTTCATATCGGGTATCGCCCGGCGCTATAGGATGAATGCCCGATGCTGCAAGTATATACCACGCCGACATCTGTCCTACGTCTTCATTGCCCACAAGGCCTTCTACTGTGTTTTTATAAGCCTGCCTGCAAATAAAACGGGTATATTTTTGGGTAAGCCATGGTTTGCCTAAACGGTTAAACAAAAATGGCACATGGTGTACCGGTTCGTTGGCATGATTGTAATAATCATTCCACATCATATTATCGGGGGCGTTTTCAAAAAAACTTGTAAGGTCATCTATTACCTTATCTGTACCGCCCATATGCTGTACCATGCCCTCTATATCCTGCGGAACAAACCATCCCTGCTGGTAGGCATTACTCTCCATACTGCCGTACCACTGCTCCAGCCTGCCTTTTGCAGGCCACGGAAACCAGTTACCGTTTTCATCCTTCGGGCGGAACCATTGCTTTTCAGCATCAAAAATATTTTTGTAATATTTTGAGCGTTTCAGGTACTCGGCTGCATCTGCTTTTTTATTTAAAGCAGTAGCCATTTGCGATACGCACCAGTCAAAATAAGCATACTCTAATGTATATGAAATACCAAGGTTGCCCGGAGTATAACCTTTTTCCTGGTTGCCAAATTTATTGACACTGTTTTTAGCCAGCTGGTATGCTTTTTCTACATCATATCCTCTGATGTTTTTATTATAAGCATCTGCAATTACCGATACCGCAGGGTTACCCAGCATACAGCCACTATAGGAATTTAAAAACTCCCAGCGCTCCAAGTAATCTTTATCTTTTTCATCAGCCAGTGTTACCAGCGAGTTTACAAGGTCATTAACCAGTTCGCGGTTTATAATGGTTTGCAGCGGCATCTGGCTCCTGAAAACATCCCACCCGCTAAAAATGGTACGCTTGGTGAAATCTTTAGATGTATGTGTTTTAAAATCTCCGCCTATGTAGCTGCCGTTTACGTCTTCAAACACACGCGGATCTAATTGTGTATGGTATAGGGCTGTATAGAATATCTTCTTTTCTTCCTCAGTACCACCCGTAACTTTTATTTTATTTAATGATGCATCCCATAAAGCTGCTGCCTTATTGTGGGTGGCATCAAAATCAAAGCCTTTAATTTCGGCATCAAGGTTTTCTTTCGCATTCTCAATACTGATGAATGATATACCCGATTTAACTACTACCTGCTCTGCTTCCTTAGTTGCAAACTCGGCATAAAACCCAAGGTGTTTACCTTCTTTTTCATTTTCTCCCGGCAGGATCTTAGCATTGGCTATACGCTCCTGGTATTCTTTAGACGTAACATTTTCAAGTTTCCTTGGCCCATCCGGTATCCCGGCAGACCAAAGACCGTGGCTTTTAAACGGCTTGCTAAACTGCGCATAAAAATGCACGGTATAGTCTCCTTTGCCTTCGCCATTGCCCCAGCCACCGCCATCGGGCGTGCATTTCATCCATCCTTCAATAGTATGGTCGTCAACAACTTTTACATATTGTAATGTTGATGTACCCCCTACCCTGCGGGCAAGGTCTATCTGCACTCTCGATGCTTCGCTTTTAGGAAAGGTAAAACGTAGCATTCCACTGTGCGGTGTTGCCGTAGCTTCGGCTATAATGTTACTTTTGGTAAGCTTTACTTTATAATATCCTGCAGAAGCTTTTTCTGAACTCTTATCGTAACCTGACCTGTAACCCGCCTCCGGATTTTCAGCTGTACCGGCACTGGTTTTTAAAGGGCCAATTGTGGGCATTACTAAAAAGTTGCCCAGGTCGCCGCCCCAGCCCACACCGCTCATTTGTGTAAAGGCAAACCCCTCTATGGTGGTATGCTCTGAGCTGTAGCCTGAGCCATTGTCTCCACCTGTTATGGTGTTAGGGCTAACCTGCACCATACCATAAGGGGTATCTGCCCCGGGAAAGGTTTTACCCAGGCCGTGGTAAATACCGGCATCGCCCACACTGGTACTCGCACCAATAAATGGGTTTACATAAACCGAAGGACGCTCTGCAACTGTTGTTTTACCGGCACAACCTGCAAGTAACGCGCCTATAAAAAGTATCGGGAGTTTTTTCATGTTATTCGCCAGCTAAAACCAGTTCTATAGTATGTTTTACAGGTTTGTTCATTGTGTAGATCATATCGGTAATACGCTTCATGTCGTCTTCATACATTTTTCTTACTTCCTTAAACCTCATTGCATGATAAGTCTGCGATTTACTTGGTATCCAGCCCTCTTTTTCTTTTGCCGCCAAGTCTGATGCTTCCTGGCTATCGGCAAACAGCAGGCCTTTTTCTTTGAAATAATTAAACTGCATCCAGTAATAATTCCTCAGCTTATTTTCAGTTTCAGCACGCAGGTCGTTAAGATACATAATATCTCGGGCTTTTTTATACTGTGGTGTAGGCAGTACTGCCATATTAATACCCGTTGCAAGCTGTTCTGCCGTAAAGGTTGCTATTTTTCCGCCATCTATTTTTAGTTCGTATTTTCCTTTTTTAAGGTTTTGCACTTTTAGCGTCTCGCTGTCAAACTCTTTCAGGAAAGGATATACCGCCAATGCTTCGCTCTGCTTATGGTCGTTACCCCACATAGTAGAGATTGAATCTATAGGAAACGGCAGTGACTTTGCCTCATACTCCAGCTTAATACCTGTTTTTGAAGTGCTGACAATATTTGTTGTGGCATTGACAGATTTGGTTACTTTTTTCTTGGCAGCATCTATGGCTACATCAGCAACCGGCTGGCCTGCAAGCCCCTGGTCTTTAAGAAACGTAGCCGCCATAACAAGGTGTCCGGGCTTACCCGGGTGTATACGGTCAGACCCTGTAATGGTATAGCTTGGGTCTTTCTTCTGCTCACGCTCAGTAAGCTCCAGCATAGGGTGATAGAGGTCTACAGACTGCCATTTATTTTCTTTAGCTGTTGCCAACTGAAAAGCTACGATCTCTTCCATCGCCTCTTTTTTACCGTCAAAATTATTTGACTCCAGCTTAGCCGAATGGTCAAACGGAGAACCCGTCATAATAATAGGCGTTATCTGCGGATTAGCCTTAAACTTTTGCTGCATCTCCTTAAAGTTTTTCAGAGAATTGGCTATCCTTTGCTTGGCAGTTTCTTTAGCATCGTCCTTATAAAATTCAAAATAGCCACTATCGTTCATGCCAAAGGTAAGTACTACCTTATTCGGGTTAAGGCGCAGCACGTCTCCTTCAAAACGGGCATTCATTTTTTCGGCAGTATCACCACCAATACCTACATTCATCAGCTCCACACGCATATCCGGGAAGTGTGTCATATAATACAGCCAGATGTAATATTCATAAAAACCGGCTTCGGTTATACTGTCTCCTAAAAATGCAACTTTATCTCCCGCTTTAAACGGCTCTGCTGTTTGTGCGCTGCCGCACAATGCACAAAGCATGGCAACGCTTAAAAATATTCTTTTCATATTATGTGATGTGTGTATCTTGTTATTGTTGTAATACTTTTATTGTCCTGAAGCCAAATTGCGGTATGGCCAGTTCTGTTTCATAAACAGTACCTGATTTTTTTACAGTAAGGCTGCCTTCGGTCTCTCCGTTTAACTTTACAAGGCCGGCATTACCGGGATTAAACCCGAAACTTACCTTGCCCGGAGTGGCATCGCCCTCGGCATTAAATATCCTGATATATAATCCGTCTTCCTTTTTTTCTGCCGATACAAGTTCCCATCCTTTTTTAGAAAGCTGTAACAATGATTTTTCACTAACAGCAGGCTTTTCAGTTACCAGCCTGGCGCGCAGTGGTTCTTCGGCATTACGGTTCTGTGTCCAGATGCCGGCATCTTTCCAGTTCCCTTTGTGTGGTACCAGTACGTAGTTTATTTCGGTAGGGCCATCAATGGTATAGTTCCTGCCCCACAGCCCTGCTCCAGAAAATTGTACGTTAAGCCCTAATGGAAAATCTTTACCGTGGGTATAGGTCGTGGTGTGGTCTGTAAAGAGTGCGCAGCCATATTTACCATCATTATCAGTCACGTCTACCCAGTTTACAATGATGTTGTTTTTAATGCTGTCCCAACTTTCAAAAAATGTATCATCAAGCTGGCTTTCCAGCACATCAAACGGTGCGTTCTTAAATATGCGCTGCCCTTTTAAATTTAAAGGAAACAGGGTAACCAGTTTTTCTTTATCATTATAGAATGCTTTCGTGGCAGGTTCTGCCTTAGTTTTGTATTGATCAAAAGCACCAATGCCTACATTGTCTTTCCAATCGATCTTAAGGTTAAAATCGATACGTGGGTTATCATTGGTAAGCGTTATGGTTTTGGTTACTTTAGTGCTTAGGATTTCTGTAATTACCTCAACAGCAATAAAATTCTCACCCTGTGCTTTAACCCTTATCTGGGCAGGAGCAGTATAGGTGTTCTTTGAGCCGCCATTATTATAGAAATTGCCCTGCAGTCCACTAAACTGACCGGCAGCAGTTTCATCTACAAACTCTTTTTTATCAAGATCCTTGGCGATAAGGCTGGTTATAGCACCTCCCTTTTTAGCATCGAATGTAATTTTGTAGCGTTTGCTTTCAACCTCAGTAATGTCATTTTTCTGCTTAAAAGTAATCGCCGTTTTTTTTGCGGAAGCTTTATTATCTATCTTCAAAACCTTATAGCCAAATGCAGGTACATCA contains the following coding sequences:
- a CDS encoding GH92 family glycosyl hydrolase; the encoded protein is MKKLPILFIGALLAGCAGKTTVAERPSVYVNPFIGASTSVGDAGIYHGLGKTFPGADTPYGMVQVSPNTITGGDNGSGYSSEHTTIEGFAFTQMSGVGWGGDLGNFLVMPTIGPLKTSAGTAENPEAGYRSGYDKSSEKASAGYYKVKLTKSNIIAEATATPHSGMLRFTFPKSEASRVQIDLARRVGGTSTLQYVKVVDDHTIEGWMKCTPDGGGWGNGEGKGDYTVHFYAQFSKPFKSHGLWSAGIPDGPRKLENVTSKEYQERIANAKILPGENEKEGKHLGFYAEFATKEAEQVVVKSGISFISIENAKENLDAEIKGFDFDATHNKAAALWDASLNKIKVTGGTEEEKKIFYTALYHTQLDPRVFEDVNGSYIGGDFKTHTSKDFTKRTIFSGWDVFRSQMPLQTIINRELVNDLVNSLVTLADEKDKDYLERWEFLNSYSGCMLGNPAVSVIADAYNKNIRGYDVEKAYQLAKNSVNKFGNQEKGYTPGNLGISYTLEYAYFDWCVSQMATALNKKADAAEYLKRSKYYKNIFDAEKQWFRPKDENGNWFPWPAKGRLEQWYGSMESNAYQQGWFVPQDIEGMVQHMGGTDKVIDDLTSFFENAPDNMMWNDYYNHANEPVHHVPFLFNRLGKPWLTQKYTRFICRQAYKNTVEGLVGNEDVGQMSAWYILAASGIHPIAPGDTRYEITSPVFEEVTLNADADNAFTIRAVNNNDKNVYIQSARLNGKVYDRCYIDYSEIIKGGELILEMGPQPNKSWGISK
- a CDS encoding SGNH/GDSL hydrolase family protein yields the protein MKRIFLSVAMLCALCGSAQTAEPFKAGDKVAFLGDSITEAGFYEYYIWLYYMTHFPDMRVELMNVGIGGDTAEKMNARFEGDVLRLNPNKVVLTFGMNDSGYFEFYKDDAKETAKQRIANSLKNFKEMQQKFKANPQITPIIMTGSPFDHSAKLESNNFDGKKEAMEEIVAFQLATAKENKWQSVDLYHPMLELTEREQKKDPSYTITGSDRIHPGKPGHLVMAATFLKDQGLAGQPVADVAIDAAKKKVTKSVNATTNIVSTSKTGIKLEYEAKSLPFPIDSISTMWGNDHKQSEALAVYPFLKEFDSETLKVQNLKKGKYELKIDGGKIATFTAEQLATGINMAVLPTPQYKKARDIMYLNDLRAETENKLRNYYWMQFNYFKEKGLLFADSQEASDLAAKEKEGWIPSKSQTYHAMRFKEVRKMYEDDMKRITDMIYTMNKPVKHTIELVLAGE
- a CDS encoding LacI family DNA-binding transcriptional regulator, which produces MKNKRVSIKDIAKELSVSVTTVSFVLNGKAKEKRISDEVTQNILDYVKKVHYKPNQLAQSLRTGESKILVFMVEDISNPFFSKLARIFEDSAYKHGYKVLFCSNENQDNKSLELIDLFNDRQVDGFVIIPSPGLQSKLKTLQTQNIPIVLLDRYYEGMDVDYVGIDNQKASVQGLEHLTANGFTNPAFMSIDVTQTQMLGRLNGYKVYADENGMQQNILLLPFELDTSETSREKVKDFFIEHPNLDSILFATNYLTQLGMEVLRKHFPERIEKLGIITFDDNELFTICNPSITAICQPLESMAKETMNLMLKLLKSKEENEGYESKILNTTLETRESTLPLNQRKN
- a CDS encoding alpha/beta hydrolase, with amino-acid sequence MLNKIITRFRAGAVVLLLLCGFTVFAAKVDTVDTYSNSMQKHIKAVVITPQKYSRKIKYPVVYLLHGYSGNYGDWVKKVPAIKDYADRYNMIIVCADGNYNSWYIDSPLKQDSKYETYIASELVSSIDAKYSTIAKKEGRAITGLSMGGHGALYLALKHQDVYASVGSMSGGVDLKPFEKNWELKEYVGDEPSYITASSMYSVIDMVSLFNAGSPKIIFECGTDDFFYNANVQLHEKLAVSKVQHTFISSPGSHTWEFWANAIQYQLLFFNNQFQK